The Nitrospirota bacterium genomic interval AGGATGAGGCGAACTCCCAATAACCCGCCAGACCAATCCAATTTTGGTATGATGTGGCAGACATAATGGATTTCGTTATCTTTCACCTGAATCCAAATATCAATTGTTGGCACAAGAGGTTCCCATAACGAGCCGGCAAGATCCAGAGCGTTTTTGTCAGTATTCGAAATCCAGTCCGCCCCGATTTGGTTGATGGCAGACCAATTGGAAAGCGTGAAGTCAGTAGTGGACACATCCTTACGCTTTGATTTTTTTAGAAACAACACCAAGGCATCCATGGCGGATGTTTTGCCGCTATTGTTGGCACCAACAAAAACAGTTTCCTTATCAGAGAACTCTACGCGACAGGACTTGAGTTTTCTAAAATTCTGAATGTCTATGTGTGCTATTTGCATGTTTTAACCTCCACCAGCCTTTCCATTTCAGAGGTGCGGATTTCTTCGGATTGGAGTTTTGTCGAACTTCAACTTTATTCCCCACTGTTTCTGAGTTAAATTATAAAACTCATCCGGTGATTATGTCTATTACTTTATTTGATAGCCACCCGAGGTAATATGAAAAAAGTGGACACCAAAGTAATGTATAATACAGAGCGGAGAAGTCAAATGTGAATAGTTCCAAATGGTAGCGATCTTCCCCCTCTATTGCGGAGTTAAATAAGGACTGAGTTAAATAGGGACTATTTATCTTAATAGAATGAATGAACATGCTATAAATAACCACCTAACAACTGTATGCACATGAATGTTACTAAATCTCCATTGACAGAAAAACCCCATCTTGCTAATCTAATGCAACTCCTTGGTTAATAATAAGCTGAAATCAGAAAGACAGAAGCTATAAATACAATATTATGAACCAACTCAAACAGCTCTGCACACCACGCACATTTGAACAAGATACTGATGTTCAGGATATCACTGACCTGATTGAAAACCGGATTGATTCAGCGCTCTTCTTTGAGACCAATTATAAAACCCAGGGCATGTCAGTATTGCTGAAAACTGCCTTTGAACGCTTCAAAGGCAAGAGTCAGCAGAAATTGATCAAGCTTACCCAGAGTATGGGTGGCGGCAAAACACACAACATGATTTCGCTGGGTCTACTCGCCAGGCACCCAGCTCATCGAAAGGCCATAATAGGTACAGACTACAATGATGAAGGTCTTGGTGAGGTTACTGTTCTTGCCTTCTCAGGCCGTGAAAGCAATGTTCCAAATGGTATCTGGGGTGTTATAGCAAAACAATTAAATCGTGAGGCAGAATTTAAATCACTTTGGGAGGGGGCATTAAGGGCGCCGGGGCCGAGTGAGTGGATTAATATGCTGAAGGGCTCACCCAAGCTGATTTTATTGGATGAGCTGCCGCCCTATCTTGAAAATGCGAAGACCATCACAGTCGGCGCCGGTGATTTATCTATTGTAACAACAACTGCCCTGGCTAATCTGTTCAATGCATTAAACAGGCAGGAGTTAAACAATGTACTGGTAGTCATTGCAGACCTCAAGGCTACTTACCAAAGCGGCACCCGGTTGCTGCAATCCACTTTCCCTAATCTTGAAGGGGAGGTTAACCGCTTTGCATTAGATGTACAGCCTGTGGGGAGTTCCTCTGATGAGATTTATGATATTCTAAGGACAAAGCTATTTGCAAGGCTGCCTGCAAAGGATGTTGTCAATGAAATTGCAATTGCTTATAAGGACAAGGTTGAGGAAGCAAAAAATCTTGGCTTCACCACTTATAATCCGGACAAGATCTTTACAGGCATTAAGGAATCGTATCCATTCCATCCCTCAGTGCGTGAACTGTATGAACGTTTCAGGGAAAACCAGAACTTCCAGCAGACCCGTGACCTCATTCGTTTAATGCGTAAAGTTGTTACATCAATGTGGGAAACCGGCCTTGCGGGAAGACGTTTTCTCATCAATGTGTTTGACATAGACCTGAACGAGACATCCATGAACACGACTATTAGTCAAATCAAACCTTCACTTGGTAATGCCATAAGTAAAGACATTGCCAATGAAGGCCGTGCAACTGCTGAATTGGTAGACCGGCAATATAACATAGAATTCGTCTCTCAGCTTGCGAAGCTGCTATTGGTATCAAGCCTGGCGGATGTACCCCATGCATTGTTAGGTTTAACCCAGCATGAGCTGGTTGGCTATCTGGTAGAACCCGGCAAAGACATCACTAACTACCGCAACGCGTTTGAAGAATTCCTGGGTCAGGCGTGGTATATACACAGCGATAAAGACGGCCGCCTCCATTTCCAGAATGTGCGAAACCTGATTGCAGAACTGAACAGTCTGATTGATGGATATGATGAGGACAGTGCAAGACTTGAAGTCCGCAAATTTCTTGAAGACCGCTTCCGCCCGACGATAAATGACTGCTACCAGAATGTCCTGGTATTTCCGGCAATTGATCAGATCAAGCTGGAAGAAGGGAAGATTTCGCTGGTATTATTTGAACCAAACATCGCAGAGGGAGGCATAAATCCCGACCTGCAGAGGTTGTATGATGACACGCAATTCAAAAACAGGGTAATGTTCCTCACTGGTGATCGCAACACCATGGACAACCTGCTACGCAAAGCAAAGGAGCACAAGGCCATTCAACGGATTATTGCCAACATGCGGAATGAACGGGTTCCTGAGAATAATCCCCAGTTTGAAATGGCGGTTGATCGGGAACACAAGATCAACCTGGCCTTTTTAACAGCAGCCAGGGAGACATTTGTAAAATTATACTATCCGTTCAGCTTCCGGGGACAGGATACACTGGTAGACTCTGATTTCCTGATGCAGTTTTCCGGCAACAATTTTAATGGGGAAGAACAAATCCGCAAGCTGTTAACAGAAAAGCAGAAATTCACAAACGAAGACCCCAAATCCGAAAACTTCCGCCAGAAATGTCTCGCCCGATTATTCACGCTGGATGAAATGCGGAAGGAGGATTTAAAGAACCGTGCTGCGACCAACCCCGCTTGGCAATGGCATCATCCAAAGGCATTGGAAGAATTGATTGACCATTGTCTGAGAACGGGTGTATGGTTTCAGGCAGGCAATTATATTCAGAAAAATCCTCCTAAAGAGGATACCTCTGTTACAGTGCAGGCAACATGGCCGGACAAAAACAAGAGTGAAGCTGTCCTGAGGATCATTCCCAGGTTTGGCGATGTAGTGCACTATGAATATGACCAGCCGCCCACTACGCTCTCTGATAAAATAACCGACTTCAACAACTGGCGCACAGATGAAATGACTATGCATTTCCTATGCGTGGATAGTAAAGGCGCCCATACAACCGGACAGCCATATAAGTGGGTAAACAAGTTAAACCTTCGTTATAAGGTTTATGATGCGGGTGATGAAAAGAAGGTAAAGCTGGAGGCATCAGCCGATGATGCAGTCATTCTTTACACTACTGATGGATCAGACCCTAAAGACAGCGGCGCAAAATATGTTAATGACTTCATCATCCCCGGAGACACACGGTTTGTACTGGCTATTGCTGAAAAGAAGGGCGTCTGGAGTGAGAAGCTGGAAATCCGTATTGACTGGACCAGGGCTGAAGGTTTAAAGATTGACAGGAACAGACCGCTTACCTATCAAAAGCGTGGCATGTACAACACCAGCAATAATAAAAACACCTATGAGGAACTGGAATTATTTCAAAAACATGGGGCCTCTTTCAAAGGTATATTCCTCAACTTTTCTTTTAAACGGGATGGTAAAGACCACTGGGCACAGACCAATTTTGATGATTCATTGGTACTGACCAGGGAGCAGGTGGAGGCGCAAATAGGTTTTATGCGAGACGCACTGTCGGGTGATGGGGATTTCAATACATCCCTGCAATTTAGTGCGGTAATATTTCCGACAGGCCAGGCATTTGAAGACTGGATGGCTGCTAAACAATTACAGACTGCCAGCCTTAAGCAGGAAGAGATTATTCAGTAACCGTTAGCGATAAGGCACAATATGTCTAAGAATAAAGATGTTATAGGCTTTGGCTTCAAACCTTCTGAGTCAAGGCATCACTTCCTCGTGGTAATACCAAAGACCGCGACAGGCAAGGTGCTTATTTACGAGCGGTTTGACTGGGGCAGCATGGATGAAAATCCGGATAAACTGGCTGCGGAGCTATCCCTGTTTGAACCGCCTGAGCAAAAGATTGATCAGCGTTTTGACCGTTTGAAGTGCGAGCTTTCTAAACTCAAGTGGAAAGAGATAGAATCTGCGCTTCGCACGGAATTTAATCATCGCCTCAAAGAATATGGTCTAAAGGGGGGGGCATGGAAACAGGGACAGAATGTCGTTCAGCTATTATTGGGCAAGGAAATGACATTGCTCTGCTGGGCTATTGAAGATTGCGACATCAAAGTGATCCCGACTGCCATCAAAAACTGGCAGGGGCTGAAGCCCGAAGAACGCTGGTGGCTTTTTACAATGACCAATGCGAGCACCGGTGATGTCCACTCAAAATACGGCTGGCGAACCGCAATCCGCTACGCCCTGACGGAAAACCCGGTCACCGATAAATATCAGCAGCGGAGCATCTTTGACCAGTATGTAAACGATGCTATTGAGCATT includes:
- a CDS encoding DUF499 domain-containing protein, with protein sequence MNQLKQLCTPRTFEQDTDVQDITDLIENRIDSALFFETNYKTQGMSVLLKTAFERFKGKSQQKLIKLTQSMGGGKTHNMISLGLLARHPAHRKAIIGTDYNDEGLGEVTVLAFSGRESNVPNGIWGVIAKQLNREAEFKSLWEGALRAPGPSEWINMLKGSPKLILLDELPPYLENAKTITVGAGDLSIVTTTALANLFNALNRQELNNVLVVIADLKATYQSGTRLLQSTFPNLEGEVNRFALDVQPVGSSSDEIYDILRTKLFARLPAKDVVNEIAIAYKDKVEEAKNLGFTTYNPDKIFTGIKESYPFHPSVRELYERFRENQNFQQTRDLIRLMRKVVTSMWETGLAGRRFLINVFDIDLNETSMNTTISQIKPSLGNAISKDIANEGRATAELVDRQYNIEFVSQLAKLLLVSSLADVPHALLGLTQHELVGYLVEPGKDITNYRNAFEEFLGQAWYIHSDKDGRLHFQNVRNLIAELNSLIDGYDEDSARLEVRKFLEDRFRPTINDCYQNVLVFPAIDQIKLEEGKISLVLFEPNIAEGGINPDLQRLYDDTQFKNRVMFLTGDRNTMDNLLRKAKEHKAIQRIIANMRNERVPENNPQFEMAVDREHKINLAFLTAARETFVKLYYPFSFRGQDTLVDSDFLMQFSGNNFNGEEQIRKLLTEKQKFTNEDPKSENFRQKCLARLFTLDEMRKEDLKNRAATNPAWQWHHPKALEELIDHCLRTGVWFQAGNYIQKNPPKEDTSVTVQATWPDKNKSEAVLRIIPRFGDVVHYEYDQPPTTLSDKITDFNNWRTDEMTMHFLCVDSKGAHTTGQPYKWVNKLNLRYKVYDAGDEKKVKLEASADDAVILYTTDGSDPKDSGAKYVNDFIIPGDTRFVLAIAEKKGVWSEKLEIRIDWTRAEGLKIDRNRPLTYQKRGMYNTSNNKNTYEELELFQKHGASFKGIFLNFSFKRDGKDHWAQTNFDDSLVLTREQVEAQIGFMRDALSGDGDFNTSLQFSAVIFPTGQAFEDWMAAKQLQTASLKQEEIIQ
- a CDS encoding DUF3780 domain-containing protein, which codes for MSKNKDVIGFGFKPSESRHHFLVVIPKTATGKVLIYERFDWGSMDENPDKLAAELSLFEPPEQKIDQRFDRLKCELSKLKWKEIESALRTEFNHRLKEYGLKGGAWKQGQNVVQLLLGKEMTLLCWAIEDCDIKVIPTAIKNWQGLKPEERWWLFTMTNASTGDVHSKYGWRTAIRYALTENPVTDKYQQRSIFDQYVNDAIEHYKIKA